The bacterium nucleotide sequence CCAGGACGTATAACGAAAAACGGTTTTTCAGGACAGTATTCATTGTTACTTGAACCTGATAAACGCCTGCAGGACGATGACCACTACCATGGTATAGACCGCAGCTCCCAGGTCGTCCAGCATGATGCCCCAGCCGCCGGGAAGTTTCTCCAACTGGCGCAGGGGCGGTGGTTTGACGATGTCGAACAGCCGGAACAGCACAAAGGTAATGGCCAGCGGTATGATCTTTAGGGGTGTGAAAAAAAGGGGGAGCAGCAGGCAGGCATATTCGTCGATGACGATCTGTCGAGGGTCCTTACCCATGGTCTTTGACAACTGGTCGGACAGAAAGATCCCTGCGGCAAAAAGCCCGATACTGATAACCAGGTAAAAGATCTTGAAAGATATAAGGCAATACCAGACGGCAACGCTGATCAGGCATGCGAAAGTCGCGGGCGCGAACGGAATGTAACCGGTGAAAAATCCGGTGGCGAATAATAGACGCAGGAAACGCAGTAATCGCAGGATCACTTCGTTCGCAGGAGGCGCAGGATTCGTGTAATTCGTATATTTATATTCGTTGGATTCGTTTCTATTTCTTGCCCTTCTTCGGGAAGCGTTCGTTCCAGTCGACGACCAGGGCGCAGACCACAAAGGTCGAGGAATAGGTTCCGAAGATCAGGCCGACGATCAGCGTGAATGCGAAATCGGCGATGACCGGTCCACCCACGAAGAACAGTAAAAATAGCGAAATGATCACGAAGGTACCGGTCAGTACGGTCCTTGAAAATGTCTCATTGACGCTGTTGTTGATCAGGTCCCGGTATGGCAAGCCGCGCATTTTTTTATAATCCTCGCGAACGCGGTCGGAGATGACGATCGTATCATTGATCGAATAACCGAGGATCGTGAGAAGCGCGCCGATCACCGGGATGGTGAATTCGCGGCCGGTCAATACCAGCGCGCCGGTCGTGATCAGGATATCGTGGAATAAGGAAATGACCGAGGCCGCGCCAAAGCGAAAGTCGAACCGGAACCATACGTAAACGCCCATCAGGAACAGGCAGAGCAGTACGGCGAATATCGTGTTGCGGGTCAATTCCTGGCTGATTTTCGGTTCCACGGTTTCTTTTGCTCTGAGTTCGGGCAGATTGTCATTGAAATCCAGCTTTAACCGGGTGATGACTTCATC carries:
- a CDS encoding phosphatidylglycerophosphatase A, whose amino-acid sequence is MILRLLRFLRLLFATGFFTGYIPFAPATFACLISVAVWYCLISFKIFYLVISIGLFAAGIFLSDQLSKTMGKDPRQIVIDEYACLLLPLFFTPLKIIPLAITFVLFRLFDIVKPPPLRQLEKLPGGWGIMLDDLGAAVYTMVVVIVLQAFIRFK
- the secF gene encoding protein translocase subunit SecF: MIELVKNPNLDFMGFRKYAYIFSLACVVIALLLIFIKGPRLGVDFTGGALIWVRFEKTVETGDIRVSLGKIGQAQASIQKLAGTNEFVIRSVEKKDPAKFADEVITRLKLDFNDNLPELRAKETVEPKISQELTRNTIFAVLLCLFLMGVYVWFRFDFRFGAASVISLFHDILITTGALVLTGREFTIPVIGALLTILGYSINDTIVISDRVREDYKKMRGLPYRDLINNSVNETFSRTVLTGTFVIISLFLLFFVGGPVIADFAFTLIVGLIFGTYSSTFVVCALVVDWNERFPKKGKK